In Chrysiogenia bacterium, the following are encoded in one genomic region:
- a CDS encoding DUF971 domain-containing protein produces MKKKVIPTAIHIEKNGDVIITWNDGISSIYNALDLRDACRCASCRNEFTGQKVLDRSSIRSDIYPQDLQTVGNYAMQITWNDGHKDGIYTWELLRGIDPKCPEPPLP; encoded by the coding sequence CCGCCATCCACATCGAGAAGAACGGCGACGTCATCATCACCTGGAACGACGGGATCTCCAGCATCTACAACGCGCTCGACCTGCGCGATGCCTGCCGCTGCGCGAGCTGCCGCAACGAATTCACGGGCCAGAAGGTCCTCGATCGCTCCAGCATCCGCTCGGACATCTATCCCCAGGACCTCCAGACCGTGGGCAACTACGCCATGCAGATCACCTGGAATGACGGCCACAAAGACGGCATCTACACCTGGGAGCTGCTCCGCGGAATCGACCCCAAGTGCCCCGAGCCGCCTCTTCCCTAG